In one window of Vanrija pseudolonga chromosome 5, complete sequence DNA:
- the AHA4 gene encoding ATPase 4, plasma membrane-type, producing MSENEKHTPEEVPVKESSLPAPAQAAAAAEPEKKKREYKEMEEKHEGDQHARVALNEISFTAADLYDKDKVDIEHVVMEEVFQLLQCDDKGLTEAEATNRIGIFGPNKLQEKKENVFLQFLSFMWNPLSWVMEGAAIVAIALSNGGGKPPDWPDFVGIVLLLLVNSTIGFTTEVEDRLEADVEEFARRGLRALAVAYEDVLGDQPDSPGNGFELVGLLSIFDPPRSDTKQTIDDAMALGVKVKMVTGDQLAIAKETGRRLGLGDHMYAAKVLKDGPEPGSKHANLDEMIMDADGFAGVFPEHKFEIVKRIQALGHLCAMTGDGANDAPALSRANVGIAVEGATDAARGAADIVLTEPGLSTIVHAIYGSRVIFQRMRNYAIYACAVTIRIVVGFALMAFIWQFNFPPFMVLIIAVLNDGTIMTLSLDRVLPSTTPDEWNLIEVFTYGIGYGLYLAVSTIALYAIMQETTFFEDKFKVDRAADDNYTSHMVIYLQVAIISQALIFVTRSHGPSWTERPSVALMLAFCLAQLIASIIAAFGNWGFTKVHGISGGWIGIVWIWNIIWYIPLDLLKFIMKKTVIAAIQRRRAAQHAPALVDEHGERLQRTASRHESLYSNRTSFIGKARNKLRGGGAKISKNELQRFGSIQAQQSGAALQRAASRH from the exons ATGTCCGAGAACGAGAAGCACACTCCGGAGGAGGTCCCCGTCAA GGAGTCCTCTCTCCCGGCCCCGGCCCaggccgcggctgccgctg AGccggagaagaagaagcgcgagtACAAGGAGATGGAAGAGAAGCACGAGGGCGACCAGCACGCCCGCGTTGCTCTCAACGAG ATCTCCTTTACCGCTGCCGACCTTtacgacaaggacaaggtcgacatcgagcacgtcgtcatGGAGGAGGTCTTCCAGCTCCTCCAGTGTGACGACAAGGGTCTCactgaggccgaggccaccaACCGTATTGGTATCTTCGGCCCCAACAAGCTtcaggagaagaaggagaa CGTCTTCCTTCAGTTCCTGTCGTTCATGTGGAACCCCCTCTCGTGGGTCATGGAGGGTGCTGCCATCGTCGCCATCGCTCTTTCGAACGGTGGCGGTAAGCCCCCTGACTGGCCCGACTTCGTCGGTATcgttcttctcctcctcgtcaactCGACCATTGGTTTC ACTACCGAGGTTGAGGACCGCCTTGAGGCCGACGTTGAGGAGTTTGCTCGCCGTGGTCTCCGTGCTCTTGCCGTCGCCTACGAGGATGTTCTTGGTGACCAGCCCGACTCGCCCGGCAACGgcttcgagctcgtcggtcTCCTCTCGATCTTCGACCCCCCTCGTTCGGACACCAAGCAGaccatcgacgacgccatgGCCCTCGGTGTCAAGGTCAAGATGGTTACCGGTGACCAGCTCGCTATCGCCAAGGAGACTGGCCGTCGTCTTGGTCTAGGTGACCACATGTACGCCGCCAAGGTTCTCAAGGACGGCCCCGAGCCCGGCTCGAAGCacgccaacctcgacgagatGATCATGGACGCCGACGGTTTCGCCGGTGTCTTCCCCGAGCACAAGTTCGAGATTGTCAAGCGTATCCAGGCTCTCGGCCACCTCTGCGCCATGACTGGTGACGGTGCCAACGACGCCCCCGCTCTTTCGCGTGCCAACGTCGGTATCGCCGTCGAGGGTGCTACCGACGCTGCCCGTGGTGCCGCCGACATTGTCCTTACCGAGCCCGGACTTTCGACCATTGTCCACGCCATCTACGGTTCGCGTGTCATCTTCCAGCGTATGCGTAACTACGCCATCTACGCTTGCGCTGTCACCATCCGTATCGTTGTCGGCTTCGCCCTCATGGCCTTCATCTGGCAGTTCAACTTCCCTCCGTTCATGGTTCTTATCATCGCTGTTCTCAACGACGGTACCATCATGAccctctcgctcgaccgTGTGCTCCCCTCGACCACCCCCGACGAGTGGAACCTTATCGAGGTCTTCACCTACGGTATCGGCTACGGTCTCTACCTCGCTGTCTCGACCATTGCTCTCTACGCCATCATGCAGGAGACCACCTTCTTCGAGGACAAGTTCAAGGTTGAccgcgctgccgacgacaacTACACCTCGCACATGGTCATCTACCTCCAGGTCGCCATTATCTCGCAGGCCCTCATCTTCGTCACCCGTTCGCACGGCCCCTCGTGGACTGAGCGCCCTTCGGTTGCCCTCATGCTTGCCTTCTGCCTTGCCCAGCTCATCGCTTCGATCATTGCTGCCTTCGGCAACTGGGGCTTCACCAAGGTCCACGGCATCTCGGGTGGCTGGATTGGTATTGTCTGGATCTGGAACATCATCTGGTACATTCCtctcgacctgctcaagtTCATCATGAAGAAGaccgtcatcgccgccatccagaggcgccgcgctgcccagcacgcccccgcccttgtcgacgagcacggcgagcgtcTCCAGCGCACTGCCTCTCGCCACGAGTCGCTCTACTCGAACCGCACTTCGTTCATCGGCAAGGCCCGCAACAAGCTccgtggcggtggtgccaaGATCTCGAAGAACGAGCTCCAGCGCTTCGGTTCGATCCAGGCCCAGCAGTCGGGTGCTGCTCTCCAGCGCGCTGCTTCGCGTCACTAA
- the guaD gene encoding Guanine deaminase, with amino-acid sequence MSKIFRGTFVDTPAPGELRIRLDHVLVVDGRGFISHVRPASDPTIQSLLIAAASAAAGASSNNATAIVTDLPAHTFLLPTFADLHIHAPQYLYAGTGLDQPLMSWLDKYAYAAEERVDADPALAHRVYTQLAKRLIQAGTGCAVAFGTIGVEANLILAQAFQDAGIRGFIGKLSMDNSPRPTYGEASTADSLTSLTSFLNGMDELALPLAAHEQLVHPIITPRFVPVCSDDLLRGIADISRARGVKVQSHMCESRDQMAWVEGTRGKKDEVVFDEAGLLTEHTVQAHVTSFPPSLVELVKKRGVTVAHCPLSNAYFSDAAFPLREAIDAGVKVGLGSDIAGGYALPLQTQMRQAVVVARLREGARREAAFADGTSTAGDEGKGLRVDWVEALYLATRGGKGALGFGGVLEEGMEFDAQQISLAADGAGVGQLDLFDLPAAPDHEWWTESVERWWCNGDDRNRAAVWVQGRKVM; translated from the exons ATGAGCAAAATCTTTCGCGGCACGTTTGTGGACACACCGGCCCCGGGCGAGCTTCGTATCCGACTCGACCATGTACTCG TGGTCGATGGCCGGGGATTCATATCGCACGTGCGGCCCGCATCCGACCCGACGATTCAGTCTCTGCTGATCGCTGctgcctctgctgctgccggtgcGAGCTCCAACAACGCGACCGCCATCGTAACCGACTTGCCCGCGCACACGTTCCTGCTCCCCACGTTTGCAGACCTGCACATCCACGCCCCGCAGTACCTGTACGCCGGCACGGGGCTGGACCAGCCCCTCATGTCCTGGCTGGACAAGTACGCCTatgcggccgaggagcgggtcgacgccgatccGGCCCTCGCGCACAGGGTCTACacgcagctcgccaagcgcctGATACAGGCGGGCACGGGCTGTGCGGTCGCTTTTGGCACGATCGGGGTCGAGGCCAA CCTTATCCTCGCTCAAGCGTTCCAGGACGCCGGAATTCGAGGCTTCATTGGCAAGTTGTCCATGGACAATTCTCCT CGGCCCACGTACGGCGAGGCATCGACCGCCGActcgctcacctcgctgACGTCCTTCCTGAATGGGatggacgagctggcgctcccgctcgcggcgcacgagcagctcgtccacCCGATCATCACGCCGCGCTTCGTCCCGGTGTGCTCTGACGACCTGCTCCGCGGCATCGCCGACATATCGCGCGCACGTGGCGTCAAGGTCCAGAGCCACATGTGCGAGTCGCGCGACCAGATGGCATGGGTCGAGGGCACGCGGgggaagaaggacgaggtggtgtTTGACGAG GCCGGCCTGCTCACCGAGCACACGGTGCAGGCGCACGTCACGTCCTTCCCGcccagcctcgtcgagctggtcaaAAAGCGCGGCGTGACGGTCGCCCACTGCCCCCTGTCCAACGCGTACTTCTCCGACGCGGCCTTcccgctgcgcgaggccaTCGACGCGGGCGTCAAGGTCGGGCTGGGCTCGGACATTGCGGGCGGGtacgcgctgccgctgcagACGCAGATGCGCCAGGCGGTCGTTGTCGCTCGGCTGCGCGAAGGTGCGCgtcgcgaggcggcgttCGCGGATGGCACGAGCACTGCCGGCGATGAGGGCAAGGGCCTGCGCGTCGACTGGGTCGAGGCGCTGTACCTCGCCACGcggggcggcaagggcgcgctcggcttcggcgggGTGTTGGAGGAGGGCATGGAGTTTGACGCGCAGCAGA TCTCGCTTGCCGcggacggcgctggcgtcggccagctcgacctcttcgacctgcccgcggcgccggatCACGAGTGGTGGACCGAGAGCGTcgagcggtggtggtgtaaTGGCGACGACAGGAATCGCGCTGCCGTCTGGGTGCAGGGAAGGAAGGTGATGTGA
- the BAT1_1 gene encoding Branched-chain-amino-acid aminotransferase, mitochondrial, producing MLASLSFRGARAARSLPRATTLLRFQSTAQTPNIDVAKLKVETTAAPKPKPEAKSLKFGHSFTDHMLTIPWNEKTGWGAPEIKPYQNLSLDPSSTVFHYAFTLFEGTKAYRAPDGTVRLFRPDKNMERMKRSAARIALPDFDGEALTELIKKLVQIDADWIPEEKGYSMYLRPTLMGTQAALGVGPSSDALLFVIASPVGPYYPQGFKPVQLYATTEFVRAAPGGTGGYKLGSNYAPGVVPQVAAAKHGYSQNLWLLGPEHALTEVGTMNLFVALRKPDGTVELITPPLDDVILPGVTRDSILQLARDHASGKNKVAGLPDKFEVSERKLVMKDLVDAEKNGSLVEVFGAGTAAVISAVDKIGYQGRDIEIPCGPPGQGMGEIAKGFLDRMAAIQNGEIEHPWSIVAGEAKPYA from the exons atgctcgcctcgctctccttccgcggcgcccgcgcggcgcgcagcctgccccgcgcgacgacgctcCTGCGCTTCCAGTCGACGGCGCAGACTCCCAACATTGAT GTCGCAAAGCTCAAGGTCGAGACCACGgccgcgcccaagcccaagcccgaggccaagaGCCTCAAGTTCGGCCACTCGTTCACCGACCACATGCTCACCATCCCTTGGAACGAGAAGACTGGCTGGGGCGCGCCCGAGATCAAGCCTT ACCAGAACCTGTCCCTCGACCCCTCGTCCACCGTCTTCCACTACGCCTTCACCCTCTTCGAGGGCACAAAGGCGTACCGCGCTCCCGACGGCACCGTGCGCCTCTTCCGCCCCGACAAGAACATGGAGCGCATGAagcgctcggccgcgcgcatcgcccTGCCCGACTttgacggcgaggcgctcaCCGAGCTCATCAAGAAGCTGGTGCAGATTGACGCGGACTGGATCCCCGAGGAGAAGGGCTACTCGATGTACCTTC gccCCACCCTCATGGGCACGCaggcggccctcggcgtcggccccTCGTccgacgcgctcctcttCGTCATCGCCTCGCCCGTCGGCCCGTACTACCCCCAGGGCTTCAAGCCCGTGCAGCTGTACGCCACGACCGAGTTTGTGCGTGCCGCGCccggcggcactggcggctACAAGCTTGGCTCGAA CTACGCCCCCGGCGTCGTCCCCcaggtcgcggccgccaagcacGGCTACTCGCAGAACCTGTGGCTCCTTGGCCCCGAGCACGCGCtcaccgaggtcggcacCATGAACCTGTTTGTTGCTCTGCGCAAGCCCGACGGAA ccgtcgagctcatcaCGCCCCCTCTCGACGACGTCATTCTCCCCGGTGTCACGCGCGACTCGatcctccagctcgcgcgggaTCACGCCTCGGGCAAGAACAAGGTCGCCGGCCTGCCCGACAAGTTTGAGGTCAgcgagcgcaagctcgtgatgaaggacctcgtcgacgccgagaagaaTGGCTCCCTCGTCGAGGTGtttggcgccggcaccgcggCGGTTAtctcggccgtcgacaagATCGGCTACCAGGGCCGCGACATTGAGATCCCTTGCGGCCCGCCCGGCCAGGGCATGGGCGAGATCGCCAAGGGCTTCCTCGACCGCATGGCCGCCATTCAGAACGGCGAGATCGAGCACCCATGGTCGAttgtcgccggcgaggccaagccctacgcttga
- the sck1 gene encoding Serine/threonine-protein kinase sck1, producing MLKGVKQLWPSSAAPSTGQPTKENASPAISPSGSYFAGGPIDQATPRASNQPNPFDAPPQDPGLSSGSPAPTLSKATSALSLYGPGSPAGGPNGIRTPTSHGFGPIGTPGAAPATTAVTVGDTLDGVSGMGFGLHEPPKLLKTNPGGTRTPQADGSSTPVNETADGQSGSSGSIRGTLNVKLIQARGLNVQPNTDAQPYVVMQFEQNEFVSRTPHAVSTPAAVPFTQSQPQPLGRTASGGLGSITRAFADAMGRKRPEPSGAQTPKAEDPHQQQQQQSSWLGRPGPGDPIWKEEVTFDLTQTSSVLLLSVYDRNKAGEGFLGMLQIKPVLKDGYTLDQWYKLGVRGNEAVSGEVWIQITFTAIRNKIHLKPSDFEFLKLIGRGTFGRVFQVRKKDTKRIYAMKVLSKKEIVAKKEVAHTIGERKILQRSLECPFLVGLKFSFQTEKELYFVTDYKCGGELFWHLQKEGRFSEDRARFYIAELVLALEHLHKYNIVYRDLKPENILLDATGHIALCDFGLSKPDLTNDQLTNTFCGTTEYLAPEVLLDEKGYGKHVDFWSLGVLLFEMCCGWSPFYAEQTQEMYRLICYGKIRFPKHVIGDDGKQFVKGLLNRNPQNRLGAKRGAAELKEHPFFKSIDWDLLYKKQITPPFKPIVDSDESVANFDPEFTNSSLADAGIDINDADYNPQARHQFVGPGGSLSKPSYMGQAAGMAIKPQRSPNQPINGSPLTSSVQENFRGFTYTGESLMPMSLLGEHLMEDVEEDNENAVDDDDDEYSDEDDMEGQRTRRQSDVDME from the exons ATGCTCAAAGGTGTAAAG CAGCTCTGGCCATCGTCCGCCGCACCCTCCACGGGCCAGCCAACCAAGGAGAACGCTTCCCCGGCAATCTCTCCGTCTGGCTCGTACTTTGCCGGAGGCCCCATCGACCAGGCCACGCCGCGTGCGAGCAATCAGCCCAATCCATTTGACGCTCCGCCCCAGGACCCGGGCCTGTCCTCTGGATCTCCCGCACCAACCTTGTCCAAGGCGACGTCTGCGCTCTCCTTGTACGGTCCCGGGTCGCCTGCTGGTGGCCCCAACGGCATTCGCACACCCACATCGCACGGGTTTGGACCGATTGGCACTCCTGGAGCCGCGCCAGCCACAACCGCAGTGACcgtcggcgacacgctcgacggtGTCAGCGGCATGGGCTTCGGCCTCCACGAGCCTCCAAAGCTCCTCAAGACGAATCCTGGTGGAACTCGCACCCCGCAGGCTGATGGCTCGTCGACTCCCGTCAACGAGACGGCCGATGGCCAGAGTGGCTCGTCGGGCTCCATTCGCGGTACCCTCAACGTCAAGCTCATCCAGGCTCGTGGCCTCAACGTTCAGCCCAACACGGACGCGCAGCCCTATGTCGTCATGCAGTTTGAGCAAAACGAGTTTGTGTCGCGCACACCGCATGCGGTGTCCACGCCAGCGGCTGTCCCCTTCACACAGTCGCAGCCACAGCCACTTGGCCGCACTGCGTCAGGCGGCCTCGGCTCCATTACACGGGCATTTGCCGATGCCATGGGGCGCAAGCGACCCGAGCCCAGCGGCGCGCAGACACCCAAGGCCGAAGAcccccaccagcagcagcagcagcagtcgtcTTGGCTCGGCAGGCCTGGACCTGGTGATCCGATTTGGAAGGAAGAAGTCACCTT TGACCTGACGCAGACGTCGTCGGTTCTTCTCTTATCGGTGTATGACCGCAACAAGGCCGGCGAAGGTTTCCTGGGCATGCTGCAAATCAAGCCCGTTCTCAAGGACGGCTACACTCTTGACCAGTGGTACAAGCTCGGTGTGCGTGGCAACGAGGCCGTGTCTGGTGAAGTTTGGATCCAGATCACGTTCACTGCCATCCGG AACAAGATCCACTTAAAGCCGTCCGACTTTGAGTTCCTCAAGCTCATCGGCCGTGGCACTTTCGGCCGTGTCTTCCAGGTCCGCAAGAAGGACACGAAGCGTATCTACGCCATGAAGGTTCTCTCCAAGAAGGAAATCgtcgccaagaaggaggtcgCCCACACCATTGGCGAGCGCAAGATTCTCCAGCGCTCGCTCGAGTGCcccttcctcgtcggcctcaagTTCTCCTTCCAGACCGAGAAGGAGCTCTACTTTGTCACCGACTACAAGTGTGGTGGAGAGCTCTTCTGGCATCTCCAGAAGGAGGGCCGCTTCTCCGAGGACCGTGCGCGGTTCTACATTGCTGAGCTCGTGCtggccctcgagcacctccaCAAGTACAACATTGTGTACCGTGACCTCAAGCCCGAGAACATCCTTCTCGACGCCACAGGCCACATTGCGCTTTGCGACTTTGGTCTGTCCAAGCCGGACCTGACCAACGACCAGCTTACCAACACGTTCTGTGGCACGACCGAGTACCTCGCCCCCGAGGTTCTTCTCGACGAGAAAGGCTACGGCAAGCACGTCGACTTTTGGTCGCTCGGTGTGCTCCTGTTCGAGATGTGCTGCGGCTGGAGTCCATTCTACGCCGAGCAGACCCAGGAGATGTACCGTCTCATCTGCTACGGCAAGATCCGATTCCCCAAGCACGTCATCGGCGACGATGGCAAGCAGTTTGTCAAGGGC CTTCTCAACAGGAACCCCCAGAACCGCCTCGGTGCCAAGCGCGGTgctgccgagctcaaggagcacCCCTTCTTCAAGTCGATCGACTGGGACCTGTTGTACAAGAAGCAGATCACGCCCCCATTCAAGCCCATTGTCGACTCTGACGAGAGTGTGGCAAACTTTGACCCCGAGTTCACGAACTCGTCtcttgccgacgccggcatCGACATCAATGACGCCGACTACAACCCGCAAGCGAGGCATCAGTTCGTTGGCCCCGGTGGCAGTCTCTCCAAGCCCTCGTACATGGGCCAGGCAGCTGGCATGGCCATCAAGCCCCAAAGATCTCCAAACCAGCCCATCAACGGCTCTCCTCTCACGAGCTCTGTTCAGGAGAACTTTAGAGGGTTTACATACACCGGCGAGTCTCTCATG CCAATGTCGCTCTTGGGCGAGCACCTCATGGAGGACGTCGAAGAGGACAATGAGAACGCGgtcgatgacgatgacgacgagtacTCTGATGAGGACGACATGGAGGGGCAGCGTACCCGTCGACAGAGCGATGTCGACATGGAATAG
- the PDCD2L gene encoding ribosome small subunit biogenesis protein: protein MAPPPAPESDVSEEVSSVLLALPDGPVEAGSSDIKTHTISFLGGYPTFPPVPGPSTAPESVRCGVCHQPIPLLAQVYCPLENGENDRTIYVWACARPGCRRREGTIRAFRASARNEEYVADVEAKRAEAERIAAEERAKARINPFTVKDAPAGGALFGGGQPLFGAAPSNPFGAPSPAPAAAAAAAAPTTPLASLKIGEPSTLAPPLPAYQPAQYLTTIDEYLPLPGSDDESDIESDEDEAPEAKAEWRDEGWEKLLPKGVDDIFERFVRRLESAEDGASQVLRYDFNAVPLPYSSSSPLFKKLFPKAPTRAPSSEEEEVNLSEFYTDASIPKCTRCGKKRVFELQLVPQLINVLRPAAISTDGKAPAPAPAKKPQTEAERKAELQRLAKGELADGEAAEMEWGNIMVFSCQADCVGVGEEWVGVEWEAVAEQ from the coding sequence atggcgccgccgcccgcgccagaATCCGACGTGTCGGAGGAGGTGTCTTCggtcctccttgccctccccGACGGCCCTGTCGAAGCTGGGTCGTCCGACATCAAGACTCACACCATCTCCTTCCTCGGTGGCTACCCCACCTTCCCACCTGTCCCCGGCCCGTCGACCGCGCCCGAGTCGGTCCGCTGCGGTGTCTGCCACCAGCCTATTCCTCTGCTCGCCCAGGTCTACTGCCCCCTCGAGAACGGCGAGAACGACCGTACGATCTACGTTTGGGCCTGTGCCCGCCCCGGctgcaggaggagggagggcacGATCCGTGCTTTCCGCGCTTCGGCCCGCAACGAGGAATACGTTGCCGAtgtcgaggccaagcgcgccgaggctgagcgcatcgctgccgaggagcgtgcCAAGGCCCGCATCAACCCCTTCACCGTCAAGGACGCCCCTGCGGGTGGAGCCCTGTTCGGCGGAGGTCAGCCCCTATTCGGCGCCGCTCCTTCCAACCCCTTCGGAGCCCCATCCCCTGCtcctgccgctgcggctgcggctgctgccccTACCACTCCTCTCGCCTCTCTCAAGATTGGCGAGCCATCAaccctcgcaccaccactccCCGCGTACCAGCCGGCCCAGTACCTCACGACCATCGACGAGTACCTCCCTCTCCCCGGCTctgacgacgagagcgacatcgagtcggacgaggacgaggcacCCGAAGCCAAGGCCGAgtggcgcgacgagggctggGAGAAGCTCCTGCCCAAGGGCGTTGACGACATCTTTGAGCGCTTCGTCCGCCGTCTGgagagcgccgaggacggtgCGAGCCAGGTGCTGAGGTACGACTTCAACGCCGTGCCATTGCCctactcgtcgtcatccccTCTGTTCAAGAAGCTGTTCCCCAAGGCTCCTACTCGCGCCCCCtcgtccgaggaggaggaggtcaacCTCTCCGAGTTCTACACGGATGCGTCGATCCCCAAGTGCACTCGCTGTGGCAAGAAGCGCGTCTTTGAGCTGCAGCTTGTTCCTCAGCTTATCAACGTGCTGCGCCCGGCTGCCATCTCGACGGACGGCAAGGCTCCTGCGCCTGCACCCGCCAAGAAGCCTCAGACTGAGGCTGAGCGCAAGGCTGAGCTGCAGCGCCTTgccaagggcgagctcgctgacggcgaggcggccgagatgGAATGGGGCAACATCATGGTGTTCTCGTGCCAGGCCGACTGTGTCGGTGTGGGCGAGGAGTGGGTTGGTGTCGAGTGGGAGGCTGTTGCCGAGCAGTAA
- the NAGLU_0 gene encoding Alpha-N-acetylglucosaminidase, with product MTKQLKIRRRPARLIACGLLVFALFLLSPLSLPNSLDLERSHAAAAGMKSSLLVAALAGVVPFLAGCDAASIANTNKCTPWTPVGAEPSGSKALDALVRRRLPKNLQNAFTFVENTGAACAVTNATTEFDAFTVTAKNGKVTIKSCTTSGLSRGLLEYLRSIGGDIFWSGDTFAHNQLKIADSSLEGGAWGSIRYFLNVVTYSYTTAFYQWDKWEYLLDWAALHGVNLPLAVGGQEYVWAEVLRDYGLSEDVILPYFSGPAFHSWQRMGNIHSSWGMNVTQSWLDSQWALQKKIVSRMIALGMTPVLPGFSGFVPQELHDKIGGPQFIQASAWEALPDAYTKNTALDPTWSTFHTVQQAFIKKQQQLYGGWTSHHYSIDLYNELTPSSNAPSYLANVTSNVVSSLRAADDQATWVMQGWLFASDPKTWTTPAMQAYLTVPDEKSLIVLDLASEILPVWNRTQNFFGRQWVWNTLWDYGQNSGLNGNLEWFAEGVTAARKASPGTLLGTGITMEGMNQNEIVFEMAMDHVWKTSKIDVPTWTQSWVQRRYDLANNKAGASLAQDAWTHLLASAYNQTDPAVQAVSKSIFDLVPAPSGLINRTGHHPTELPWNTTQVVVALDKLIAAADADPGLKSVDAFKYDIVDVARQVLLSAGIPVYQQMIAAWNTTTPDLGKVRSAGAQIVDLLNDVDTILGTNKNFLLSTWIKDARSWSSDKTLQDFMEYQARNQIVLWGPADFDLWKLDRYASKDWHGVVSNVFAQSWQQFTTYLTEHPAATYNQSLWSHQLQAFEAEWQNEIWGQRAGESWSATGDAVSSIKKARSKWAALL from the exons ATGACCAAACAACTCAAGATTCGGCGCCGTCCCGCGCGCTTAATAGCGTGTGGGCTGCTCGTGTTTgcgctcttcctcctctccccgCTCAGCCTCCCCAACTCGCTGGACCTAGAGCGaagccacgccgccgccgctgggaTGAAGTCgtctctcctcgtcgccgcgcttgccgGCGTCGTGCCCTTCCTTGCCGGGTGCGACGCCGCGAGCATCGCCAACACCAACAAGTGCACGCCGTGGACGccggtcggcgccgagccgtccGGAtccaaggcgctcgacgcgctcgtgcgccgccgccttccgAAGAA CCTCCAGAACGCCTTCACGTTCGTCGAGAACactggcgcggcgtgtgCCGTCACCAACGCCACGACCGAGTTTGACGCGTTCACCGTCACCGCCAAGAACGGCAAGGTGACCATCAAGAGCTGCACGACCTCCGGCCTGTCccgcggcctgctcgagtACCTCCGTTCGATTGGCGGCGACATCTTCTGGTCGGGCGACACGTTTGCGCACAACCAGCTCAAGATTGCCGACTCgagcctcgagggcggcgcgtggggcTCGATCCGTTACTTCCTCAACGTCGTCACATACTCGTACACAACCGCCTTCTACCAGTGGGACAAGTGGGAGTACCTGCTCGACTGGGCGGCCCTCCACGGCGTCAACCTTCCCCTGGCTGTCGGAGGACAGGAGTATGTCTGGGCCGAGGTCCTCCGCGACTACGGCCTGAGCGAGGACGTCATCCTGCCTTACTTCTCGGGCCCGGCCTTCCACTCGTGGCAGCGCATGGGTAACATCCACTCGTCGTGGGGCATGAACGTGACTCAGAGCTGGCTGG ACTCGCAGTGGGCGCTGCAAAAGAAGATTGTCTCCCGCAtgatcgcgctcggcatGACTCCTGTTCTGCCTGGATTCAGTGGCTTTGTGCCCCAGGAGCTGCACGACAAGATTGGCGGCCCCCAGTTCATTcaggcgtcggcgtgggaGGCTCTCCCCGATGCTT ACACCAAGAACACTGCCCTCGACCCCACCTGGTCGACGTTCCACACTGTCCAGCAGGCCTTCAtcaagaagcagcagcagctgtaCGGTGGCTGGACGTCGCACCACTACTCGATCGACCTATACAATGAGCTCACCCCTTCGTCCAACGCCCCGAGCTACCTCGCCAACGTGACCTCCAACGTTGTCAgctcgctgcgcgctgccgacgaccaggCCACGTGGGTCATGCAGGGCTGGCTCTTCGCCTCGGACCCCAAGACGTGGACCACGCCGGCCATGCAGGCCTACCTCACTGTTCCGGATGAGAAGTCTCTG atcgtcctcgaccttgcgTCCGAGATCCTGCCCGTCTGGAACCGTACCCAGAACTTCTTTGGCCGCCAGTGGGTCTGGAACACGCTCTGGGATTATGGACAGAACAGCGGCTTGAACGGCAACCTCGAGTGGTTTGCCGAGGGTGTcacggccgcgcgcaaggcctCGCCCGGTACGCTCCTCGGCACTGGTATCACTATggaag GCATGAACCAGAACGAAATCGTCTTCGAGATGGCCATGGACCACGTCTGGAAGACGTCCAAGATTGACGTCCCCACCTGGACCCAGTCGTGGGTCCAGCGCCGCTACGACCTGGCCAACAACAAGGCCGGCGCTTCCCTTGCCCAGGACGCGTGGACGCACCTCCTCGCTTCGGCGTACAACCAGACGGACCCCGCCGTGCAGGCCGTCTCCAAGTCGATCTTTGACCTCGTCCCTGCTCCCAGCGGCCTCATCAACCGCACTGGCCACCACCCGACTGAGCTGCCATGGAACACGACCCAggttgtcgtcgccctcgacaagctgattgccgctgccgacgccgacccggGACTCAAGTCGGTCGACGCGTTCAAGTATGATATTGTCGATGTCGCTCGCCAGGTCCTCCTGTCGGCCGGTATCCCCGTGTACCAGCAGATGATCGCGGCGTggaacacgacgacgcccgaCCTTGGCAAGGTCCGCAGTGCTGGCGCGCAGATTGTCGACCTTctcaacgacgtcgacaccaTCCTTGGCACCAACAAGAACTTCCTCCTCTCCACCTGGATCAAGGATGCGCGTTCATGGTCCTCGGACAAGACGCTCCAGGACTTTATGGAGTACCAGGCCCGCAACCAGATTGTGCTCTGGGGCCCTGCCGACTTTGACCTGTGGAAACTGGACCGTTACGCATCCAAGGACTGGCACGGTGTTGTGTCGAACGTGTTTGCCCAGTCGTGGCAGCAGTTCACGACGTACT TGACCGAGCACCCTGCTGCGACGTACAACCAGTCATTGTGGTCGCACCAACTGCAGGCGTTCGAGGCCGAGTGGCAGAACGAGATCTGGGGCCAGCGCGCTGGCGAGTCGTGGTCGGCGACTGGcgacgccgtctcgagcATCAAGAAGGCGCGCAGCAAGTGGGCTGCGCTGCTCTag